In one window of Acanthopagrus latus isolate v.2019 chromosome 15, fAcaLat1.1, whole genome shotgun sequence DNA:
- the znf804a gene encoding zinc finger protein 804A gives MACYYIVISSTHLRDGQLRSIKGVFRGPIGANGQRNAEDGDSSFYCELCDKQYVRHQQYDNHINSYDHHHKQRLKELKQREFYRALACRRQRRRREEKREERALRRLHQHEEGRTGECAPGSGPMFRSTTVAVEPANQTRPDLVQNWADIHTSSTTLGTKPQTPLIQPFLPLDPALETRLLSDTQWAYGQMDPDKPTTESCIINKNQMDYNDLTAAAAAATSSPCTNNNNSIIDKTDKNSSTETSHFNKIPWARHYLSNPVTPNNIPATATNTNTNGSTFTRTTAASGSNKTTSATATSSAISKTTDISISGSGADVQSAPGRVRPVSFSLPKRSCLLLHQSAAVFIQAGRSSGLSGKQDVVVTAQERARYLAEKVADQRLKSPVFANADSAGVDHWDTGNQCSVDRKPAIQHSEAGASISAERGAGGLSGTGAQVALCNRNVIGVEDVSGNGAQLSLCNDNGTGAQTGCESGTGAHLYLKCGIPEQISDNGSTVVTKASVCEAEPRDDVDNQPQKSISGETSIRTQPKESNPSPSRCAKEPTSSLPSRPKEPFCRVLSRDGTRVLLWPSEMVSYTKTSPSISFSINPLLYDFRAHNRAREGGEEKKGGLEEARERIKPPVIKQPDCQQRQEVTEGGREGKIDERREDDEGGQAGNPMELVGQGSDCNAVPGDCGWRDESALKFVPVSTECHLAPTQGLQKKVRRRGKRGGRWRGMRKRGRRKRGREKDLERGRRIMSSLSENQVFEGRGEERLKREVTEKEEERKKGLLSNLVAHRLVGDREKMRMRAEERRIRGDQTERERAGRNDKKRGELLSNLPMNRCNRCNQLCLQVKREASQHQSQQSASGWGQGLRKLLCRGAACNSVISPVPGSVIQMPCCPAITPDPAQNDRETPEIQKNTQAGKDDGRRDEERGNLRKTEIRAVRHAKENVCNLVISRVAFPCRETAHEPEMCLFTAPQRETACDPAISLVPAPFRETACSQRQTIPAGHSNPAIGPASRCSAQQTETQPRIRSACADMTLPCDAISKEVMSKRAATAEKRKMESQGADEMPRKRRRRGRRHARRAFAQRQKCVGLGVDEASCMQDSSRETGTLLDNCLSCNTTEKNSDCHFLCRTKHSEGTFGCSTTDGLNNYCRCDDREGVNGDVVDCSQLSSDPSGGEEKTCDTGDTPSDHSRCEKTHDGDENRGDSGICGATNDNQSFDKDMDLSPDPPCNTADKPVNVQSKDFFTCSTDDTPADHCQYENKQTEKDKMSADSDNTTGFGGDTVAQSFASNATQKCNDFCKPSDSAIDCKTSRGIDQSIGLTCDDIDGGRGDYLNGNCAADCNHCADVDKSRATSAAEIVALVGTKGEEEGDVKRQRQKRKEEEEEEEQIERRKVKEKQEEWGKEWLRRKEREREDRERRKEIDFEHVYPEKRPCFPRALPPHCIPLHAPLLLPPSLSTSSSSSSFSFHHTFIQHHLSLLPPPSHLPVHPYPHLLPSFSTHLSPLALNPPPAPPPPPPPPPPPLPPSFYASSHIPLLDAAGPYPLAAAFHPLQSHHPPLYPPHHPAVVPLQMLF, from the exons GAGGACGGAGACTCCAGTTTCTACTGCGAGCTGTGTGATAAGCAGTACGTGAGACACCAGCAGTACGACAACCACATCAACTCCTACGACCACCACCACAAGCAG cgtctgaaggagctgaaacagagggAGTTTTACAGAGCGCTGGCCtgcaggaggcagaggagacgccgggaggagaagagggaggagagagcgcTGAGGAGGCTCCACCAGCATGAAGAGGGGAGGACGGGAGAGTG tGCTCCAGGTTCTGGTCCCATGTTCCGGTCCACCACGGTCGCCGTCGAACCAGCGAACCAGACTCGACCCGACTTGGTGCAGAACTGGGCCGACATCCACACGAGCAGCACAACGCTGGGAACAA AGCCTCAAACCCCGCTGATCCAGCCCTTCCTTCCCCTGGACCCGGCGCTGGAAACCAGACTCCTGAGCGACACGCAGTGGGCATACGGCCAGATGGACCCCGACAAGCCCACGACTGAATCCTGCATCATCAACAAGAACCAAATGGACTACAACGACCTGacagccgccgccgccgccgccacctccTCACcctgcaccaacaacaacaacagcatcatcGACAAAACCGATAAGAACTCCTCCACTGAAACCAGCCACTTTAACAAGATCCCATGGGCTCGTCATTATTTAAGCAACCCAGTTACTCCCAATAACATCCCAGCAACTGCCACTAACACCAACACTAATGGCTCCACTTTCACCAGAACCACAGCGGCCAGCGGGAGCAACAAAACCACCTCCGCCACCGCAACTTCCAGTGCCATTTCTAAAACGACCGACATCAGCATCAGCGGTAGCGGAGCAGACGTCCAGTCGGCTCCTGGCAGAGTCCGTCCTGTCTCCTTCTCGCTGCCCAAACGGAGCTGCCTGCTCCTGCACCAATCAGCCGCCGTCTTCATCCAAGCCGGGCGGAGCTCTGGCTTGTCCGGGAAGCAGGACGTTGTGGTGACGGCGCAAGAAAGGGCCAGATATCTGGCGGAGAAAGTCGCAGATCAGCGGCTCAAATCTCCAGTATTTGCAAACGCGGACAGTGCAGGTGTTGATCACTGGGACACTGGAAACCAGTGCAGTGTGGACAGGAAACCTGCAATCCAGCACTCGGAGGCCGGAGCCAGTATCTCTGCTGAGAGGGGAGCTGGAGGCCTCTCTGGGACTGGAGCCCAGGTTGCTTTATGTAATCGCAATGTGATCGGAGTTGAGGATGTCAGTGGGAATGGAGCCCAGCTCTCTTTATGTAATGACAATGGGACTGGAGCCCAAACTGGCTGCGAAAGTGGGACTGGAGCTCATCTTTATTTGAAATGTGGGATTCCAGAGCAGATTTCTGACAACGGGAGCACAGTTGTGACGAAAGCCTCAGTGTGCGAGGCTGAACCCCGTGACGATGTGGACAATCAGCCTCAGAAATCCATTTCTGGCGAGACTTCAATCCGAACACAGCCTAAAGAATCAAACCCGTCTCCATCACGCTGCGCCAAAGAACCGACTTCTTCACTTCCGAGTCGTCCCAAAGAGCCGTTCTGTCGCGTCCTGAGCCGAGATGGTACCCGGGTTCTTCTCTGGCCGTCGGAGATGGTCAGCTACACCAAGACGTCGCCCTCCATCTCCTTCAGCATCAACCCGCTACTGTACGACTTCAGAGCACATAACAGGGCCAGGGAAGGGGgcgaggaaaagaaaggagggcTGGAGGAAGCAAGGGAGAGAATAAAGCCGCCTGTGATCAAACAACCCGACTGCCAACAGAGGCAGGAAGTTacggagggaggaagggaagggaagataGATGAAAGGCGAGAAGACGATGAAGGAGGACAGGCAGGAAATCCTATGGAACTTGTAGGTCAGGGAAGCGACTGCAACGCAGTTCCGGGCGACTGCGGTTGGCGTGATGAAAGTGCTTTAAAATTTGTTCCCGTTTCCACCGAGTGCCACCTTGCGCCGACACAGGGCCTTCAAAAgaaagtgaggaggagaggaaagaggggagggaggtggaggggaatgaggaagagggggaggaggaaaagaggaagagagaaagacttGGAGAGGGGAAGAAGGATAATGAGTAGTCTTTCTGAGAATCAAGTGTTcgaagggagaggagaagagaggttGAAAAGGGAGgtcacagagaaagaggaggagagaaaaaaagggctATTAAGTAATCTTGTAGCGCATCGGCTGGTCGGCGACAGAGAAAAGATGAGGATGAGggcagaagagaggaggataAGAGGAGATCAGACCGAGCGAGAGAGGGCAGGTAGAAATgacaagaagagaggagagctATTAAGTAATCTTCCCATGAATCGGTGTAATCGGTGTAACCAGCTGTGTCTGCAGGTGAAAAGAGAGGCCAGCCAGCATCAATCCCAGCAATCAGCCTCCGGGTGGGGCCAGGGGCTCAGAAAGCTCCTCTGCAGGGGTGCAGCATGTAACTCAGTGATTAGCCCCGTCCCCGGGTCTGTTATACAGATGCCATGCTGTCCTGCAATTACGCCCGACCCGGCTCAGAATGACAGAGAGACGCCGGAGatccagaaaaacacacaagcagggAAGGACGACGGGCGGAGAGACGAGGAGCGAGGCAATCTGAGGAAGACTGAGATAAGAGCTGTTCGGCATGCTAAAGAAAACGTGTGTAACCTAGTGATTAGCCGTGTTGCTTTCCCCTGTCGAGAGACGGCACACGAGccagaaatgtgtctttttactGCACCTCAGAGGGAAACAGCATGTGATCCAGCGATTAGCCTGGTCCCCGCTCCCTTTAGAGAAACAGCGTGTagtcaaagacaaacaataCCTGCAGGACACAGCAATCCGGCGATAGGCCCGGCGTCACGCTGCTCCGCACAACAGACGGAAACACAACCGAGAATTAGATCGGCCTGCGCCGACATGACCCTCCCTTGTGATGCGATTTCAAAGGAAGTGATGTCGAAGAGAGCAGCAACAGctgagaagaggaagatggaaTCGCAGGGAGCTGACGAAATGCCGAGGAAGAGACGGAGACGGGGAAGGAGACATGCGAGGAGGGCTTTTGCgcagagacagaaatgtgttggcCTCGGCGTCGATGAGGCCTCTTGTATGCAGGACTCCAGCAGAGAGACTGGGACACTTTTGGACAACTGCCTGAGTTGCAACACGACTGAGAAAAACAGTGACTGCCACTTCCTCTGCAGGACAAAACACAGCGAGGGAACATTTGGTTGTAGCACGACAGACGGACTGAATAACTACTGTCGCTGTGATGACAGGGAAGGCGTCAACGGCGATGTTGTCGACTGCAGTCAACTTAGCTCTGATCCCTCCGGAGGCGAGGAAAAGACTTGTGACACCGGTGACACACCAAGCGACCACAGCCGGTGTGAGAAAACACATGACGGGGATGAAAATCGTGGCGATTCTGGCATCTGTGGAGCCACGAATGACAATCAGAGCTTTGACAAAGACATGGATCTCTCCCCTGATCCTCCCTGCAACACCGCGGACAAACCTGTGAATGTACAATCGAAAGACTTCTTTACCTGTAGCACCGACGACACACCTGCCGACCACTGTCAATATGAGAACAagcaaacagagaaagacaagatGTCCGCTGACTCTGACAACACAACAGGTTTTGGTGGAGACACGGTAGCTCAGAGCTTCGCCTCTAACGCTACACAGAAGTGTAACGACTTCTGCAAGCCCTCTGATTCTGCGATTGATTGCAAAACTTCCAGGGGTATTGATCAAAGCATCGGACTCACCTGTGATGATATTGACGGTGGTCGCGGTGATTATTTAAACGGTAATTGTGCCGCTGATTGTAATCACTGCGCTGATGTCGATAAGAGTCGCGCCACGAGCGCAGCGGAAATTGTTGCACTCGTGGGCACAAagggggaagaggaaggagacgttaagaggcagaggcagaagaggaaggaggaggaggaggaggaggagcagattgagaggaggaaggtgaaggagaagcaggaggagtgGGGGAAGGAGTGGctgaggagaaaggagagagagagggaggacagggagagaaggaaggagatcGACTTTGAACATGTCTACCCAGAGAAGAGGCCTTGCTTTCCTCGCGCCCTCCCTCCGCATTGCATCCCCCTCcacgctcctctcctcctcccgccctccctctccacctcctcctcgtcctcctccttctccttccaccACACCTTCATCCAGCatcacctctccctcctcccgcCTCCGTCGCACCTCCCCGTCCACCCGTACCCTCATCTTCTCCCCTCGTTCTCCACACATCTCTCGCCTCTCGCTCTCAACccgcctcctgctcctccacctcctcctcctcctcctcctccccctcttcctccctctttctacGCCTCGTCCCACATCCCTCTCCTGGATGCCGCCGGTCCGTATCCCTTAGCAGCCGCGTTTCACCCCTTGCAGAGTCACCACCCGCCCCTGTATCCTCCGCACCACCCTGCAGTCGTGCCCTTACAGATGTTGTTCTag